The genomic interval CCGTATCGTAGCGATGGCTGGCGACGGTATCAACGACGCACCTGCACTGGCCAAGGCCGATGTCGGCATCGCCATGGGAACAGGCACTGATGTGGCCATGAACAGTGCCCAGGTGACTCTCGTAAAAGGTGATTTGCGCGGGATTGCGGTAGCCCGCACGCTCTCACAGGACACTGTGCGCAACATGAAACAGAACCTGATGTTTGCTTTTCTGTACAACGCGTTGGGGATTCCTGTTGCGGCGGGTGTGTTGTATCCATTGACTGGCTGGCTGCTGTCCCCATTGATCGCTGCGCTGGCCATGAGCTTCAGTTCGGCCTCGGTGATCGGCAATGCCCTTCGCTTGCGTCGTGGTGAATAAGACTAAAACCAGGTTATGAAATAGTCAGTGTAGGTCATCAGGTTACATGAATGTAATCTGGCCATCATCTTCACAACAGGTACATATTTAGAAAATGAAATCGTTAGTCTGACCAAGCGCAGGCCAGCGACATTTGAAGCCAATTGGAATCTGTGCAATGAATCAAAGCTACCACCGCTTTACTGAACTCTTTTTGCAGTTGGGTCTGCCATCCGATGTTGATGGCATAAAACATTTTCTAGAGAACCATAGCCCACTTGACCCATCTATTCGTTTGGAAAACGCGCCCTTTTGGACGCAGGCGCAATCTACCCTGCTACGTGATGAAATACTCCAGGACGCAGACTGGGCCGAAGTTATTGATCAGCTGAATGCGGCCCTACGGCGAGGAAAGCAATGATTAACTTCAAATCGGCCATCGCTGCAGCGTGCTTCACTCTCTTTCTTGCCCCAACGAGCTACGGCCAAGATCTACAAATTGGTAGCAATTTGCAAGGATTACTAAAGCTAGCCAAGGAAAGAAATCCTGACTTAGCCAGCATGAGCTTTGATGCGAATGCTGCATCTGAAAGAGTTATACCTGCCGGGTCACTCCCAGATCCTAAATTTCGCACTGAGTGGCGTGACATCACACGTATGGGAGAACAGGGACCCACCCTTTCACCCAGTCGTGTTGGAAGCACGCGCTACTTGCTAATGCAAGACCTCCCTTGGTTTGGCAAGCGTGAACTAAAGCGTGAAACAGCTGAAGCCCTTTCTGAAGCAGCGAAAGTACGTGTAA from Limnohabitans curvus carries:
- a CDS encoding DUF2789 domain-containing protein, encoding MNQSYHRFTELFLQLGLPSDVDGIKHFLENHSPLDPSIRLENAPFWTQAQSTLLRDEILQDADWAEVIDQLNAALRRGKQ